A window of Burkholderia ubonensis contains these coding sequences:
- a CDS encoding RES family NAD+ phosphorylase produces the protein MTTLWRISNYADLKGIGGLRAGGRWHFAGQPVVYLAEHPALALLETLVHFEIATVAQLPSGYQLLRIEASESVDVAEISEGDAPADWRENVDWTRSAGTEWLQTKPSALLRVPSAVVPHAHNFLLNPLHPAASDVRIAEVMQSPYDRRILHLVQTTRRD, from the coding sequence TTGACGACGCTGTGGCGGATCAGCAATTACGCCGACCTGAAGGGCATCGGCGGATTGCGTGCGGGCGGCCGCTGGCATTTTGCGGGGCAGCCGGTCGTGTATCTCGCCGAGCATCCGGCGCTGGCGCTGCTCGAGACGCTCGTTCACTTCGAAATCGCCACCGTTGCGCAGTTGCCGAGCGGATACCAGCTTCTCCGCATCGAAGCGTCTGAATCGGTCGACGTTGCCGAGATTTCCGAAGGCGACGCGCCTGCAGATTGGCGTGAGAACGTCGACTGGACACGCAGCGCCGGCACCGAGTGGCTGCAGACGAAGCCGAGCGCGTTGCTGCGCGTGCCGAGCGCGGTCGTGCCGCATGCGCATAACTTCCTGCTCAATCCGCTGCATCCGGCCGCATCCGACGTGCGGATCGCGGAAGTCATGCAGTCGCCGTACGACAGGCGCATTCTGCATCTGGTCCAGACCACTCGACGCGACTAG
- a CDS encoding DUF4148 domain-containing protein yields the protein MKSFIYAVAAATALSASAAALAQSNSSGQLTREQVRAELIQLEQAGYKPELSDAHYPNALQAAQARMTNNDTTGYGAQAGAGVRAGRVVAIKQDARESIYFGE from the coding sequence ATGAAGTCCTTTATCTACGCAGTTGCCGCTGCTACCGCGCTGTCCGCATCCGCTGCCGCGCTCGCGCAGTCGAATTCGTCCGGCCAGCTGACGCGCGAGCAAGTCCGCGCTGAACTGATCCAGCTCGAACAGGCCGGATACAAGCCCGAACTCTCAGACGCCCACTACCCGAACGCGCTGCAAGCTGCCCAGGCCCGTATGACGAACAACGACACAACGGGTTACGGTGCTCAGGCCGGTGCCGGTGTGCGTGCCGGCCGGGTCGTTGCCATCAAGCAGGACGCTCGCGAGTCGATCTACTTCGGTGAATAA
- a CDS encoding metallophosphoesterase family protein, protein MKFIHAADIHLDSPLHGLSAYPDAPAAQLRNASRDALRQLVDRAIEEEVAFLVIAGDLYDGDWKDHNTGIFFGQQMGRLRKAGIRAFVLWGNHDAESEMTKKLTLPDNVTVFSHRKPEVHRLHEFNVALHGQSFKDKAVVENLAIGYPEPVPGCYNIGVLHTALEGYTAHASYAPCTLAELHAKGYDYWALGHVHEFQQWSGPSTIVFPGNLQGRHIRETGRRGAVLVTVEGGETRVERLYLDVLRWEAVAVDAADCVTIADLARKIGQSLEALLTVDGHVPRAVRVTVTGRTPAHGLFFGRATQLRAEVLNQIGIIGNERLWLEKVKVATSAMDLSHGETEQLEALEDLKQILADAAHDPEFLAQLERDLKPFVGKVRSEVKEEVPLLSLARSGELTALVQQVGPALLARLAQGE, encoded by the coding sequence GTGAAGTTCATCCATGCGGCAGACATTCACCTGGACAGCCCGCTGCACGGCCTGAGCGCCTATCCCGATGCGCCGGCCGCGCAACTGCGCAACGCGTCGCGCGACGCGCTGCGGCAGCTCGTGGATCGCGCGATCGAGGAGGAGGTGGCCTTTCTCGTCATTGCCGGCGATCTCTACGACGGCGACTGGAAGGATCACAACACCGGCATCTTCTTCGGCCAGCAGATGGGGCGTCTGCGCAAGGCGGGCATCCGTGCGTTCGTGCTGTGGGGCAACCACGACGCCGAGAGCGAGATGACGAAGAAGCTCACGCTGCCGGACAACGTCACGGTGTTCAGCCACCGCAAGCCGGAAGTCCATCGCCTGCACGAATTCAACGTGGCGCTGCACGGGCAGAGCTTCAAGGACAAGGCGGTCGTCGAGAATCTCGCGATCGGCTATCCGGAACCCGTGCCCGGCTGCTACAACATCGGCGTGCTGCATACGGCGCTCGAGGGCTACACGGCGCACGCGAGCTACGCGCCCTGCACGCTCGCGGAGCTGCACGCGAAAGGCTACGACTACTGGGCGCTCGGGCACGTCCACGAGTTCCAGCAATGGTCGGGGCCGTCGACGATCGTGTTTCCGGGGAACCTGCAGGGCCGGCACATCCGCGAGACGGGCCGGCGCGGCGCGGTGCTCGTCACGGTCGAGGGCGGCGAGACGCGCGTCGAGCGCCTGTATCTCGACGTGCTGCGCTGGGAGGCCGTCGCGGTCGATGCGGCCGATTGCGTCACGATCGCCGACCTCGCGCGGAAGATCGGCCAGTCGCTCGAAGCGCTGCTGACGGTCGACGGCCACGTGCCGCGCGCGGTGCGCGTGACGGTCACGGGCCGCACGCCCGCGCACGGGCTGTTCTTCGGGCGCGCGACGCAGCTGCGCGCGGAAGTGCTGAACCAGATCGGCATCATCGGCAACGAGCGGCTCTGGCTCGAGAAGGTCAAGGTCGCGACGTCCGCGATGGATCTGTCGCATGGCGAGACCGAGCAGCTCGAGGCGCTCGAGGACCTGAAGCAGATCCTCGCGGACGCCGCGCACGATCCGGAATTTCTCGCGCAGCTCGAACGCGACCTGAAGCCGTTCGTCGGCAAGGTGCGCAGCGAGGTGAAGGAAGAGGTGCCGCTGCTGTCGCTGGCGCGGTCCGGCGAGCTGACGGCACTGGTGCAGCAGGTCGGCCCCGCGTTGCTGGCGCGCCTGGCGCAGGGGGAGTGA
- a CDS encoding adenylosuccinate synthase — protein sequence MPNVVVVGAQWGDEGKGRLVDWLAGQADIVARYNGGHNAGHTLVVDGETYKLALLPSGLVRGKPGVIGNGVALDPQALLAEIARMAELGVAVTPDNLSIAENATLVLPIHRAVDCAQEQLRREPIGTTLRGIGPAYEDKVGRRALRVADLAEPDRLADKLDVLVDHHNAWFRGLGLAPSSRDAMLPMLVDLAPKVLPFVRPVWADLNDAHARGERILFEGSQAVMLDIDWGTYPFVTSSGTVASAAAAGTGLGASKLGHVLGVTKAYATRVGGGPFLTELDNATGERLRTRGREFGVNTGRPRRCGWLDAVQLRQAVKVSGIDSLALTKLDVLDGFESIALCVGYELDGARIAHLPTSLDAQLRVRPIYEEFAGWDGTVKGVRERAALPRAAQAFIERVEAVAGVPVSLITTGPERDDTIVLSNPFDFERA from the coding sequence ATGCCGAATGTCGTGGTGGTGGGCGCGCAGTGGGGCGACGAGGGCAAGGGGCGTCTGGTGGACTGGCTCGCGGGGCAGGCCGACATCGTCGCGCGGTACAACGGCGGCCACAACGCGGGACATACGTTGGTCGTCGACGGGGAGACCTACAAGCTTGCGCTGTTGCCGAGCGGGCTGGTACGCGGCAAGCCGGGCGTGATCGGCAACGGCGTCGCGCTCGACCCGCAAGCGCTGCTCGCCGAGATCGCGCGCATGGCGGAGCTCGGGGTCGCGGTGACGCCGGACAACCTGTCGATCGCCGAGAATGCCACGCTGGTCCTGCCGATTCACCGGGCCGTCGATTGTGCACAGGAGCAGTTGCGCCGCGAACCGATCGGCACGACGCTGCGCGGGATCGGCCCCGCCTATGAAGACAAGGTCGGCCGCCGCGCACTGCGCGTCGCCGATCTCGCGGAACCGGACCGGCTCGCCGACAAACTCGACGTACTGGTCGACCACCACAACGCGTGGTTTCGCGGTCTTGGGCTCGCGCCAAGCTCGCGCGACGCGATGCTGCCGATGCTCGTTGACCTCGCGCCCAAGGTGCTGCCGTTCGTGCGGCCGGTGTGGGCCGACCTCAACGACGCTCACGCGCGCGGCGAGCGCATCCTGTTCGAAGGCTCGCAAGCCGTGATGCTGGACATCGACTGGGGCACGTATCCGTTCGTGACCTCGTCGGGCACGGTCGCGTCGGCGGCGGCCGCCGGCACCGGTCTCGGCGCATCGAAGCTCGGCCATGTGCTGGGCGTGACCAAGGCCTATGCGACACGGGTCGGGGGCGGCCCGTTCCTCACCGAACTCGACAACGCGACCGGCGAGCGATTGCGCACCCGCGGGCGGGAATTCGGCGTCAATACCGGCCGGCCGCGCCGCTGCGGATGGCTCGACGCCGTCCAGCTGCGCCAGGCCGTCAAGGTGTCCGGCATCGATTCGCTGGCGCTGACCAAGCTCGACGTGCTGGACGGGTTCGAGTCGATCGCGCTGTGCGTCGGCTACGAACTCGACGGCGCCCGCATCGCTCACTTGCCCACGAGCCTCGATGCGCAGTTGCGCGTGCGGCCCATCTACGAGGAATTCGCCGGCTGGGACGGCACGGTGAAAGGCGTACGTGAGCGTGCGGCATTACCGCGTGCCGCGCAGGCTTTCATCGAGCGGGTCGAGGCGGTCGCGGGCGTGCCGGTTTCGCTGATCACGACCGGACCGGAGCGCGACGACACCATCGTGCTGAGCAATCCGTTCGACTTCGAACGCGCCTGA
- a CDS encoding dienelactone hydrolase family protein, which translates to MSQASGSMITFRRPDGQELQGYLATPEKTDGAPAVVVIQEWWGLNDQIRGVADRLARAGYFALVPDLYRGKSTVEAEEAHHLMSALDFGDAASQDIPGAVQYLKTRAARIAVTGFCMGGALTLLALQNADVAAGVAWYGLPPLDYIDASKIKVPVMGHWATQDAFFTIDQVDALEKKLTDANVGIEFHRYLAHHAFANETAVGPGRIGGTQYDPAWSQIAWDRTLTFLGRTLWSK; encoded by the coding sequence ATGTCTCAAGCATCCGGATCCATGATCACCTTTCGCCGCCCGGACGGCCAGGAACTGCAGGGCTATCTGGCTACGCCGGAAAAGACCGACGGCGCGCCCGCGGTCGTCGTCATCCAGGAATGGTGGGGCCTGAATGACCAGATCCGCGGCGTCGCCGACCGGCTCGCCCGGGCCGGGTACTTCGCGCTCGTTCCCGACCTGTACCGCGGGAAATCGACGGTCGAGGCGGAGGAGGCGCACCACCTGATGAGCGCGCTCGACTTCGGCGACGCAGCGTCGCAGGACATTCCCGGCGCGGTGCAGTACCTGAAGACGCGCGCCGCGCGCATCGCCGTCACCGGCTTCTGCATGGGCGGCGCACTGACCCTGCTCGCGCTGCAGAACGCCGACGTGGCGGCCGGCGTCGCATGGTACGGCCTACCCCCGCTCGACTACATCGACGCATCGAAGATCAAGGTGCCCGTGATGGGCCACTGGGCGACGCAGGATGCGTTCTTTACGATCGATCAGGTGGACGCGCTGGAAAAGAAGCTGACGGACGCGAACGTCGGCATCGAATTCCATCGCTATCTCGCGCACCATGCGTTTGCAAACGAGACGGCGGTCGGTCCGGGCCGCATCGGCGGTACGCAATACGATCCGGCATGGTCGCAGATCGCATGGGACCGGACGCTCACGTTCCTCGGCCGCACGCTCTGGAGCAAGTGA
- the parS gene encoding antitoxin Xre/MbcA/ParS toxin-binding domain-containing protein — MSTIAFHPSGIAHPRQAEFTILEQLLAIRVRSGADLAELASARVDVAVIDRLSERGLKSDELAFIIPRRTLSHRRQAHERLSPEESDKAIRLARIVAQATATFGDPDKAMAWLRSGLQRFGGRTSLDMASTEHGARLVEEALTQIDEGYFA; from the coding sequence ATGAGCACAATCGCGTTCCATCCATCGGGCATTGCCCACCCGCGCCAGGCCGAATTTACGATCCTGGAGCAGTTGCTCGCGATTCGCGTTCGCTCCGGAGCCGATCTCGCCGAGCTGGCGAGCGCGCGTGTCGACGTCGCGGTGATTGATCGACTCTCGGAGCGTGGATTGAAATCCGACGAACTCGCGTTCATCATCCCGCGTCGCACATTGAGTCATCGTCGCCAGGCGCATGAGCGCCTGTCTCCCGAAGAGTCCGACAAGGCGATCCGTCTCGCGCGGATCGTCGCGCAGGCGACCGCCACCTTCGGCGACCCGGACAAGGCGATGGCGTGGTTGCGCAGCGGGCTTCAGCGCTTCGGCGGCCGGACCTCGCTCGACATGGCAAGCACCGAGCACGGCGCGCGGCTCGTCGAAGAGGCGCTCACGCAGATCGACGAAGGGTACTTCGCTTGA
- a CDS encoding LysR family transcriptional regulator, which yields MDTLQMMRIFVRVAEEGSFTSAAQRLDITTAYASRSVAQLETHLRTRLLNRSTRRIALTDAGQRYLDRCQRVLAYIDEAEAEAADAQAKPSGRLHVHATTSFGQAYVVPAVVRYRERYPSVAVELTLSQHVPDIIDEGYDVSLQLSTTELPDSGLVSQRLGTVHSVLCASPAYLRAHGTPQTIKDLEAHACLQIVTPVFPRDRWHLDGPDGRETFELPLPDFQVNVADALGAALRAGLGIGSLPMSTAVPALRSGALVRVLPEYRLQKLTVYTLYPSRQYLDAKIRTFVEFLRECVPEMLAADEAALRGTCVS from the coding sequence ATGGATACGTTACAGATGATGCGCATTTTTGTCCGCGTCGCGGAGGAAGGCAGCTTCACGAGCGCGGCCCAGCGCCTGGACATCACGACCGCCTACGCGTCGCGTTCGGTTGCGCAACTGGAAACGCATCTGCGCACGCGCCTCCTCAATCGCAGCACGCGCCGCATCGCGCTCACCGATGCGGGGCAGCGCTACCTGGATCGCTGCCAGCGGGTGCTCGCCTACATCGACGAGGCCGAGGCGGAAGCGGCGGACGCGCAGGCCAAGCCGTCGGGCCGGCTGCACGTGCACGCGACGACGAGCTTCGGCCAGGCGTACGTGGTGCCTGCAGTCGTGCGCTACCGCGAGCGCTATCCATCGGTGGCGGTCGAGCTGACGCTGTCGCAGCATGTGCCCGACATCATCGACGAAGGCTACGACGTGTCGCTGCAATTGAGCACGACGGAGCTGCCCGATTCCGGGCTCGTGTCGCAGCGGCTCGGCACCGTGCACAGCGTGCTGTGCGCGTCGCCCGCGTACCTGCGCGCACACGGTACGCCGCAGACGATCAAGGACCTCGAAGCGCATGCCTGCCTGCAGATCGTCACGCCGGTGTTTCCGCGCGACCGCTGGCATCTCGACGGCCCTGACGGCCGGGAGACCTTCGAGCTTCCGTTGCCCGATTTTCAGGTGAATGTTGCCGATGCGCTCGGCGCGGCGCTGCGCGCCGGTCTCGGCATCGGCTCGCTGCCGATGTCGACCGCGGTGCCGGCACTGCGCAGCGGCGCGCTGGTTCGCGTGCTGCCCGAATACCGGCTGCAGAAGCTGACGGTCTACACGCTGTATCCGTCGCGGCAGTACCTCGACGCGAAGATCCGGACGTTCGTCGAGTTCCTGCGGGAATGCGTGCCCGAGATGCTGGCTGCCGACGAGGCGGCGCTGCGCGGGACCTGCGTGTCGTGA
- a CDS encoding tyrosine-type recombinase/integrase, giving the protein MDTNRWTHDPVGAFLAWQQTAARGADRRPFAPRSIVQHTAMFERFLRHLVAHRVSLATFGADHVAAFLSELERSCAPGTSTRVRYAKLIDRLCRHLVETGVRTIHPAGRTTHNAGWPDSEPEPCYLPTEADTALQRYVQPRPGDTPTACRNRAIVAVLLGTGITSAEIRAATRNALDLDARPPSISVPRTHARPARTIPVAPFAVAPLGAWCAMSVDAPVSTLLFPAPRSGAAMNDMFLLMVVRDALKAIGFHATDLGPRVLRNTYARRQLLDGRSHADVSALLGLSSARTVTRIGRTLAPDAAADRAAHER; this is encoded by the coding sequence ATGGACACGAATCGCTGGACTCACGACCCCGTCGGTGCGTTTCTCGCGTGGCAGCAAACGGCTGCCAGGGGAGCCGACCGTCGTCCGTTTGCGCCGCGATCGATCGTGCAGCACACAGCGATGTTCGAGCGGTTCTTGCGCCATCTCGTCGCGCATCGCGTGTCGCTCGCCACGTTCGGCGCCGATCACGTGGCGGCGTTTTTGAGCGAACTGGAGCGCAGTTGCGCGCCCGGCACGTCGACGCGCGTGCGCTACGCGAAGCTGATCGACAGACTGTGCCGACATCTCGTCGAAACCGGTGTACGCACCATCCATCCGGCCGGCCGGACGACGCACAACGCAGGATGGCCGGACAGCGAACCCGAACCGTGCTATCTGCCGACCGAAGCCGACACGGCGCTGCAGCGCTACGTGCAGCCGCGTCCTGGAGATACGCCCACCGCATGCCGGAACCGCGCGATCGTTGCAGTGCTGCTCGGGACCGGCATCACGTCGGCCGAAATTCGTGCGGCGACGCGCAATGCGCTCGATCTCGACGCACGGCCACCGTCGATCAGCGTACCGCGCACGCATGCGAGGCCCGCGCGTACGATCCCGGTCGCGCCGTTTGCGGTTGCGCCGCTCGGCGCGTGGTGCGCGATGTCCGTCGATGCGCCGGTCTCCACGTTGCTCTTTCCTGCTCCGCGAAGCGGCGCTGCGATGAACGACATGTTCCTGCTGATGGTCGTGCGCGACGCGCTGAAAGCGATCGGCTTTCACGCAACCGATCTCGGGCCGCGCGTACTGCGCAATACGTATGCGCGTCGCCAGTTGCTCGACGGCCGATCGCATGCCGATGTCAGCGCGCTGCTCGGCCTGAGCAGCGCAAGAACGGTCACGCGAATCGGCAGAACCCTCGCGCCCGACGCTGCGGCGGATCGTGCCGCGCACGAGCGGTGA